The DNA sequence TGGGGACCCGGCGGGgatgggggcctggggggccggaGCCCCGGGGCGGGTGTTGGAggccggggaggagggggctggcGCTGGCTCCCGGCTCGGGGCTGCCTGCCgcagacccccccgccccgctccccccgttagccggctccggctccggcagcAGCGCGTGGTCCCGGGGGCACCAGCCGATTCGGGCACCCCggggcagccgccccccccccccccgccgcctgctCCGTGTCCCCCCAGCCGTGGGGCTGCACAgcccgtggggctgggagggtgATGGGGGGCAGGCCCGGCACCCCCCGCCCCATCCGGCAGAGCCCAGCGCCCCCGGGCACTGCGGGCCCCTCTCCGAgtccccggcgggggggggggttgctgcaCCCCCGGGACCGCCCGGCCCTGCGCCCCCGAGGAGGCCACCTccgagcatcccccccccccgcactgccgggccccgcgcgccccccccgtCGGGGAgacccctcccccggcgccgggacGCCCGGGTCCCCCCggcggggcggagccgccgcccgctATAAAGCGCcggtggcggcggccgccgccctcCCGGTGCCGCCatgagccgcggcggcggccgcgcccccTCGCTGcgccgcgccgtcggggcgccgccgcccgtcgctgcgggggggccgccggggctggcggcggcggcggcggcgcgcggcgcggagcgggccgAGCTGGCGGCGCTCAACGACCGCTTCGCCGCCTTCCTGGAGCGGGTGCGGGCGCTGGAGCGGCAGAACGGGGCGCTGCGGGCCGCgctgggccgcgccgccgccgccgccgcccccccccgcgccgccgggctgcTGCGCGACGAGCTGCGGGAGCTGCGGGAGCGGCTGCAGCGCCTCGGCCGCGACCGCGACCGCCTCGAGGCCGAGCGCGACGGGCTCGCCGGGGACCTGGCGGCGCTGCGGCAGCGGTGGGCGgcccgcgcgcggcggggggcgcggggggaggcaccggggcgggcgccggggaggCACCGGGGAGGACCGGGGGATGCACCGGGGCGGGCACCGGGGATGCTGAGGGGAGGACCGGGGAATGCACCCgggggtgctgggctgggcacCGGGGGCTGCACCGGGGATGCCGAGGGGCGGACCGGTGGGATGCACGGGGCTGCACCGGGGGATGCACCGGGGCTGGGCACCGGGGATGCTGAGGGGAGGACCGGGGGGATAAACAAGGCTGCACCGGGGCGGGCACCGGCCGATGCTGAGGGGAGGACCGGGGGATGCACCCGGGGATGCTGGGCTGGGCACCGGGGCGGGCACCGGGGGATGCTGAGGGGAGGAGCGGGGGGATGCACAGGGCTGCACCCGGAGGTGCTGGGCCGGGcaccggggggagccgggggaggcACCGGGATGCGCTGGGGCGGGGACCGGGGAGGAGCCCGCAGGACGCAGCCCGTGCGCCGGGGCGGGACCGGGAGCGCATTGGGGAGAGACGGGGGCTGCACGGGGACCCCGGGAGGGACGGGGAGGGAcagggcggcgggagccggggggggcgctgggagggACGGGGGGGCTGGACACCGAGGTGTCagggggtggccctggggggggcagggcggCAGCACCTTACGGGAAGGGAAGAGCGGGGAGGGGACCAGCAGGAGCACCGggagggcccgggggggcccggggtgACAGGGACCGAGGGGGGGTCCCCCCGGAGCTGGGGGTCCTGCAGGAGGGACTGGCATGgccagggctgtgcagggcccccccgccaccgccccctccccagagcgcgtggggctgggaggggaagcGGGTCCCGGGCGTGCGCAGTCCCCTTCCTCACCCgtcgggccggggctggggcggagCAGGTGGCGGGGGGCAGAGGACCTGGGGGTGTCcgcgccccgtcccccccccccccggctccccctcACTCCCGCTGCGCCCAGGCTGGAGGACGAGGTGCAGAAGCGGGAGGACGCGGAGCAGAGCCTGCTGCTCTTCCGcaaggtgaggggctgggggggccggggcaccccggggctgggggggccgggggcaccctgCAAGGTGAgaggctgggggggccgggggcaccctgcatgccccccggggctggggggccggagCAGCCCGTGGGGTGCAGCGGAGCAATGCACGCCGGAGCCGGTGCACGGCAGTGCTCcaaggccctggggggggggcatggagcccccccccccccccgtgtgccGCCCCTGCGGCTGGGCCCTGCTGTCCCCGCAGGACGTGGACGAGGCCACGCTGTCCCGCCTGGAGCTGGAGTGCAGGATCGAGCTGCTGGTGGAGGAGCTGCAGTTCCTGAAGAAGCTGCACGAGGAGgttggggggacacgggggggggcgcgggggggccggcgcggtgcagcacggcacggcgtgACGGGCCGCGGGCCGCAGGAGCTGCGGGAGCTGGAGGCGAGCGCGCAgagccggcgggcgccggcggagGTGCGGGCGGAGGCGCCGGCCCCGGACCTCACGGCCGCCCTGCGCGACATCCGCACGCAGTACGAGAGCATCGCCGTGAGGAACCTGCGGGAGGCCGAGGACTGGTACAAGTCCAAGGTAGTGGCGGCGCCGGTGgggcgggggtggcgggggctgcacggccctgaccccccccgtccccgtccccatccccgtccccgtcccgcagTTCGCCGACCTCTCGGACGCGGCGAACCGCAACCACGAGGCGCTGCGGCTGGCCAAGCAGGAGatgagcgcggcgcggcggcacaTCCAGAGCCTCACCTGCGAGGTGGACGGGCTCAAGGGCACGGtgagcgccgcggggggggcccggggcggtggcggcggggggggcacgcGCGGCCCCCCCTCACCACCCCCCCCAGAACGAGGCGCTGCAGCGGCAGATGCGGGAGATGGAGGCGGCGTTCGGGGCCGAGCTCGGCACCTACcaggcggccgtggggcggctggagcaggagctggagcacATGAAGGAGGAGATGGGCCGGCACCTGCGCGAGTACCAGGACCTGCTGCACGTCAAGATGGCCCTGGACATCGAGATCACCACGTACCGCAAGCTGCTGGAGGGCGAGGAGAGCCGGtgagccccgcgccggcccccccgccgccccccgccgcccccgctcacCCGCTCTCCCCCCAGGATCACCGTGCCCGTGCTCGCCGTGGCCCCCTTCAGCGCCAGGAGCCCAGGtgaggggcggccgccgccggagTGGGGAGGGGGGACCTCGGGGGGGGCCCAGTGTGTCCCCTGGTTGCACCTCTGCGTGGGGTGGCATTGCACACGCGTGCACCCCGGGGTGCCATTGCACATGCATGCACGCTGACAGCATTGCACACGCGTGCACCCCGGGGTGCCattgcacatgcatgcacaccgAGGCAGCGTTGCACCCCTGTGCACCCCGGGGTGGCATCGCGCCCGTGGgcaccccggggccccgctgccatgggacggggggggggacacaggggcgGCTCACggcccctccccaccccagcgTTCGAGCCGCAGCCGGCGGAGATGCACGCGAGGAGGATGGTGCTCATCAAAACCATCGAGACGCAGGATGGGCAGGTGAGGGccggggggacggcggggggacgcctgtgtccccgtgtccccgacGCCGCTGTCCCCCCGCAGCAGGTGGTGACGGAGACGCACAAGGAGCGAGCGGAGCCCGAGCAGTGACGCGGCCGGACGCGGGCTGCCGCcggagccgcggagccgccgagcgccccggcaggatgcggccccggcgccggtgtccccagcgctgctcctGGAGCCGGGGCTCGCAGCTGGGCACGAGCCGAGGCCGCGACGGCTCCTTCCCCCTTGTATTTACCCATGGTTATTTATTTCGCCCCGTCCTGGAAACCCGGCTGGAGGCAGCGTTTTGCCGCTCTGCCCCACGGGGGGCTGGGCCACCCCTGCCCCGGCGGCGGTGCTCTCGTCCGGGGAGGCGCTGGGGgctcccggcccgcggccccgcgcccgtcCCCGGCCCGCTTAGCCGCCCAATAAAGACTGCAGCGAGGCCGGGGCTGGTGTCGCTCGTgtcggcggggggccgggcgcagGGGCAGGGTGCACCGGGCGGGTGCTGCCGGCGGCGGGTGCGcagggggctggagctggggtgtGAGCCCTGGGCGCAGCCTGGGCAGGGCCCAGCGGGTGCAGGGAGCAGGACTGGGGGTGTGGGGCTGAGCATGGTGCGTGTATCAGGGGTGCAAGGCGGGGAGCAGGGGGGCGTGGAGCaggggtgcagggctggtgcggggagcaggggggGATGATGcaggggtgcagggctgggtgcacgGAGCAAGGGGGCAGGCAGCGaggggcccggggcagggggcagggctggggcccgCAGCGGGATGCGCCGCCCGAGGGCGCGGTACCGGCGCGCAGCGGGGCTGCACCCCTCGGAGGCGGACCCCGCTATCCCACAATCCTCCCGCCGCTCTACCCAGACCTTCCTCTCTATGGTCAGGCACTTCCTCGTGAGACCGCCCCCTCGCGCTGATAGGCTGCGCgctgccggcgggcgggcgggcactAAGGCATCATCTACCAATCCAAATGCGGGCACTCCACTGAGCCCCGCCTTCCGCGCCGCTCATTGGtcctccccgcgccggccccgccccgcgccgggtcCAATCAGCGCGGTTGCTATTCTACAAAccggcggcgccgcggagcgGGCGGGACCGAGCGAGGCGGACGCGGGTGCGCGCGGGACACGGGGCGCGGGGGCGACGTCACGCGGGGGCCCCctgggggggggtgttgggggacCCCCCCGGGGTGCGGGTGGGGTGGGGTACGGTACGGGCAGTGCCCTTTGGGGGAGCGTGTGGGCACCCTAATGACGTCACACCGGGGCGCCCCGGGTGGGGGGGATCCCCTGGGGGGCACCGATGACGTCGTGACCCCAGAATGGGGGGGAGCCCATAGGGTGGGGATTGGGGGGGGCTCGGGGACAGGGGAGGGGGCCCTATGGCATCACTCGGGAGGGGGGTGTCCCCGGGAGGGGTCCCCCGTGATGTCACGCAGCGGGGTCTTTGGGAAGGGGTCCCCATGACGTCACGCGAGGGGGTCCTCGGGAGGGGTCCCCCATGACGTCACACGGATgtgccgccccctcccccccggggtGATGGATGGGGGCTCGTGGGCAGTGGTGGGGTCTGGGGCTGTGtcgtgggggggggcagggggagtgcCTGGAGGATTTGGGCatgggggggtgttgggggggtccCTGATGACGTCACACCGGTGTCCCCCCCCTcaggcgccccgcggccccgtgGCCATGGCCGAAGCgcagcaggctcccagcccccggcccggcaAGGAGAACCGGCTGCCAggggcggggggctgcagccGCCTGCCCGTGCtggcccgcggcccccccagcactgccacgCCGGGGGGGGGCCTGGCGCAGCGCATCCCGCTGCGGCCCCTcaccccgcggcccccccagccgcCGGGGACGGCCCCCGCGTGCAGgtgaggggcgcggggggggggggggctgaggccgGCCAGCTCGCCGCACGTGTGGGGAGGCCCCGGGGGCTCACGGGGCTCTCGCGTCTctcggcagcgcccggcccgcggAGGGGGGTCCCGCCGGCGCCCCCAAGGCAGGTGAGTGCGCCCCGACGGGACCGGGCGGCCCCCCCCGCTGCCACGGGGGGGTCCCAGCAGGTCCCCCCCCCGTAACCACACCCTCTGCCCGCAGATGGCCACTCCGCACCGGAGCCGgcggccgccgtggggccgggccaggccgctgTGGGGCCCGCGGGTGCCCTCGGCCTGGCCCGCCGCGTCCCGCTGAGGGgcacccccgggtgccccccctcCGCGGTGAGTCCTGCGTGGGGTGcggggtccctgtccccccccccgcccccagcgcccccctgacgtcccccctctccctccccaggagCGCCGGGTCTCGGTGCTGGGGGCCCCCGCGGGCGCCCCCCTGCCAGAgagcagccccacggcgccgcgCCCCACAGGTGGGTGAGCCGGGGGGTCCCTGCTGCCCCTCGGGGGGGGTCTGGCTGCCCCCTGGGGGGTCCCCACCACCCCCTGGGGGGTCCCTGCTGCCCCTCGGGGGGTCCCTGTCGCCCCCAGCGGTCCCTACTACCCCACTGGGGGGTCCCAGTGGCTGACTgggggtcctgccccccccaggggGTCCTGGCTGCCCCCCAggggtccctgcccccccccaggggtcCGGCCGCGGCTCAGGGCCCCCCCGTCCCGCTCCCCGCAGGCGCTGAGACCCCGGCTGCCGGCACGGCGGACCCCCGCTTCCCCTCGCCCTTCGGCTCTGCGCGCCGCGTGCCCGTCACCCGGGCGGAGGTGGGtatgggggggccgggggggcaccccggacgcctgggccctctccggGGTCCCACCGGCCCCCCTCGTCCCCGCAGcgcctgcagctctgcagccggcggccgccgctctTCCGCACGCCCtgcgcccggcgcccgccggcggGTGCCCAGCAGGTGGGTGACCCccattgctggggggggggggggagtcccactgcggccccccccggccccgctcacagCATCGTCCCCCCGCAGACCCCCGCGGCGCCCTGGGGGGGGGCCCTgtccccccagggcagccccgagACCAAGCCCTGTGCCGCCGagcgcgccggcccggcccgggtgagtgctggggggggggggggaagcccttGGGGCCCCCCCACGGGACtccgggggggggcggcgagaCCCCCCGCTCACTGCAGACCCTCCCCAGGACACGACCGTGGTGCGGCTCTTCGGGGACGAGGGGCAGCGGGACCCCGAGGCAACGGTGGAGGCAGGCCAGGGATGGGggcctcggggggggggtcctggggggggggaggacccTCAGTTTCGGGGGGGCCTTTGGGGagatgggggggtcctggggtccaGGTGGGCCCTGAGAATGGGGATGGACCCTCAGTGTCAGggtggggggctctggggagatgtggggggatcctggggatgggggggaccctCAGTGTCAgggcgggggggctctggggagatGTGGGGGGATCCTGGGGATCAGGGTGGGCCCTGAGCATGAGGGGGGACCCTCAATGTCAGGGTGGGGGGGTCAAGGGAGGTGGGGGGGTCCTGAGCATGGGGGGGGGACCCTCAATGTCAGgatgggggggctctggggaggtggggggggtcctgggcaTGGGGTGGACCCTcagtgttggggtgggggggctctggggaggtgggggaagtcctggacatggggggggacactcAATGTCAAGGTGGGGGGAGATCCTGGGGTCGGGGCTGGGGGGATCCCTGGGTGGTGATGTGGGGGGAACCCTGTAGGGTGggatgggggggtctgggggggccccatgtccccagcccgtTGCGggggggcacaggcagggctgcGTCCCCAACGCGTCCCTGTGTCCTCGGCCCAGGAGGGCGACAGGCAGGACGGCGTCCCCGTCGCTGTGCCCCCCGCCCCTGGCGGGCACCGGGGGGGCTgcgtcccggcggcggcggcacccggcTCGGGGGGGGTCCCAccaccgccgccccccccagcGGTGCCCCCCCCCGTGGCGGTGCCGGCGTCGCGGCTGGTGGCGCTGCGGCAGCGCCTGGGctggctgcgggcggcggcggggcgcttccaggagacctgcctggacgACGAGTGCGCCTTCTACAccagccgccccccccggcgccccccccggccccggcgctgccccgagcCCGTCGGGCAGCTCCTGCAGGCGCAGGACACCAAGGTGGGtcgggcgcccggacgcctgggtcccctgcgGCGGCTCACCGGGGAAACCCCCCCCTGCAgtggggccggacgcctgggcccgcagcccgggggggggcacggggggggggggcacgggggtgccagcttctgcccctctccccccgcagcaCTTTATCCCCATcggccgccccggcgctggcGGTGACGACAGGGACGACTcgccgccccccagcccgggccgccccgtgtgacggaggggacggggacagggacggacggaggggacgggacgggacggacgCCGCCACGCTGCCCCCGGCGGGGccgatgccggggggggggccgggcgggcatGCGGCCCCCATCGAGCCCCCGGTGCCAGCTCATGGTGGTGGCGATGCCACTTGCGCCCGCGCAGGTAATAAAGGACCGTTTGCACTCGCAGGCTGTTGTGGGGTGTCCTGGGGGGATGGGGGCTGCTGGTCCCCCCCCCGGGGTCTCCCTCCCCCCGCGGGGCGCTGGcaccgccgtgtccccgcagccacACCGTCCCGGCCACCGGCCACGCGATGGCAGCAccggcccgcggccgcgcaggggacagggccacccggacgcctgggtcccgccgctgcccccccgcagcACTTGGGGGgggcacagccccccccccggggtgcccccggcccccccgcaggcCGTGCACGCGggggggggcccgtccccctggctgcaccacttcccggctGCAAGGTGCCAATTACCGTCACCGCCGGCTCGTtaccgccgcggccgcgcggagCGGTGACAGGCAGCAGACGGGGCCGGGGCAGTGTGGCGcgtccatccccccccccccggggaccggGCTGTCCCCTCTGCGCTGCCccgtcccccggggccgccccccccgccccgggaggtGACCCCCAGCTGCGCATCCAAAACCAGAGTGTTTTATTGGGGGGGCAAACGACAAGTCCAGGGCTCAGACACGCGTGTCGGGGACGGGGGGGTGGCGCTGGCATGCGGGGGAGCGCACgggggtgcgtggggggggggcacGTGTGCGCGGGGGCCGCGACTGTATTTACACTGGTGTGCGTGTGCGGGGGGGGTGCGTGTGCACGGGGCCATGGGTGTATTTACACGGGTGTGCCGGGGCGGCATGCGTGAGCGTGCAGAGCGCGTGAGTGTGCACGCGTGCAAGGGGGGCAACACGGTGTGCGTGCACGCGGTGCGTGTGCccatgtgtgtgcacgtgtgcgaGGGGGGCAGCACGGTGTGCGTGCACGCGGTGCGTGTGCCCACGTGTGCACACGGGGCGGGGGGTGCGCGTGCCCTCGCACACGCGTGGCACGATGCTGGCGTGCCCGGGCGGGAGCTGGGGACGGAGGCGCTGGGACGGCGCAGCGCCGTGCACACGCGCGTGCGGGGGGGGCGGCTCGCCGCGGGGGGGGCACGCAGCGACGCTTTACCTCCAGCACCTCCGCGGGGTGGGCGGCTGGGGGGGTCCGCAGCCCCCCTTAGCCCagggcccccccgctgcccccagtGGCGCCCGGCCCTGCGGCGCTGTgggccccccggggcgggggggcgcggggggggcgcgggggcccccGGCTCAGTCCGGGTAGACGATGAAGCCGGAGAAGGTGCTGTACTTGTTGGTGTTGCCGCCGTGCACCTTGCCGCCGTCCAGCTTGACGAACACCTCGTCGCCCACGTCCAGGTGCAGGATGACGCTGTTGCTGGCGTAGTCGTAGTTCTGGTCCGCGTCCTGGGCGATGGCGCTGGCCCGCACCTGGGGGAACGGCCgtgagccccccccgcacccccagcccgggggggcggcgctgggccggtcccgctcggtccccgctgcccgccgccgctcgAGGTCGCGCAGCCCGTCTGTGCAGCGCTGgctgggggccccggcgtccgggctgcccggccgcccccgaACCAACTCCGGCCGGTGACGACGGGGGtcctccctgccccggcccccccttgCCCTGAGCCCggtggggatgggggggtcccggtgaTCGGGGGGGTCCCGATGAGCAGGGGGGTCCCGTGGCCCCCAGTGCGGCTGCGGGagatttgggggctggggccacCCCGTGCCCcccacctggctctgccccccccggcgctgccccccacGTTACCGGGCGCtcccggagcccccccggggaCGGGGCAGCTCCCGGCGGAGCCGGCAGCGGATCGACGCCTCGTTTATCCCCCACAACCGGGAAAGGTCGGGGGcgagcgcggcccccccccccccccccccccccccgcggggccgccagCACCGGCCGCTCCCCCGGGCCGAGCGGAGGCGGGtcccggccggggccgccccccgaCGGGCTCgtcgcagccccctccccgccgcccccggggagcGCCCGGGTTTCCTCCCGGCACAAAGCCCCCGACCCCCGGGGACCCggggacccggcccggcccggcggcgcgttTAGCGGCCGGAGCCCCGGGAGGCTGCGGAGatgccgggccggggccggggccggggccgctccgccgGGCATGgggcgggagccggggcggggg is a window from the Dromaius novaehollandiae isolate bDroNov1 chromosome 28, bDroNov1.hap1, whole genome shotgun sequence genome containing:
- the PRPH gene encoding peripherin isoform X2, whose translation is MSRGGGRAPSLRRAVGAPPPVAAGGPPGLAAAAAARGAERAELAALNDRFAAFLERVRALERQNGALRAALGRAAAAAAPPRAAGLLRDELRELRERLQRLGRDRDRLEAERDGLAGDLAALRQRLEDEVQKREDAEQSLLLFRKDVDEATLSRLELECRIELLVEELQFLKKLHEEELRELEASAQSRRAPAEVRAEAPAPDLTAALRDIRTQYESIAVRNLREAEDWYKSKFADLSDAANRNHEALRLAKQEMSAARRHIQSLTCEVDGLKGTNEALQRQMREMEAAFGAELGTYQAAVGRLEQELEHMKEEMGRHLREYQDLLHVKMALDIEITTYRKLLEGEESRITVPVLAVAPFSARSPAFEPQPAEMHARRMVLIKTIETQDGQVVTETHKERAEPEQ
- the TROAP gene encoding tastin, encoding MAEAQQAPSPRPGKENRLPGAGGCSRLPVLARGPPSTATPGGGLAQRIPLRPLTPRPPQPPGTAPACSARPAEGGPAGAPKADGHSAPEPAAAVGPGQAAVGPAGALGLARRVPLRGTPGCPPSAERRVSVLGAPAGAPLPESSPTAPRPTGAETPAAGTADPRFPSPFGSARRVPVTRAERLQLCSRRPPLFRTPCARRPPAGAQQTPAAPWGGALSPQGSPETKPCAAERAGPARDTTVVRLFGDEGQRDPEATVEEGDRQDGVPVAVPPAPGGHRGGCVPAAAAPGSGGVPPPPPPPAVPPPVAVPASRLVALRQRLGWLRAAAGRFQETCLDDECAFYTSRPPRRPPRPRRCPEPVGQLLQAQDTKHFIPIGRPGAGGDDRDDSPPPSPGRPV
- the PRPH gene encoding peripherin isoform X1, translating into MSRGGGRAPSLRRAVGAPPPVAAGGPPGLAAAAAARGAERAELAALNDRFAAFLERVRALERQNGALRAALGRAAAAAAPPRAAGLLRDELRELRERLQRLGRDRDRLEAERDGLAGDLAALRQRLEDEVQKREDAEQSLLLFRKDVDEATLSRLELECRIELLVEELQFLKKLHEEELRELEASAQSRRAPAEVRAEAPAPDLTAALRDIRTQYESIAVRNLREAEDWYKSKFADLSDAANRNHEALRLAKQEMSAARRHIQSLTCEVDGLKGTNEALQRQMREMEAAFGAELGTYQAAVGRLEQELEHMKEEMGRHLREYQDLLHVKMALDIEITTYRKLLEGEESRITVPVLAVAPFSARSPAFEPQPAEMHARRMVLIKTIETQDGQQVVTETHKERAEPEQ